Proteins encoded in a region of the Mucispirillum schaedleri ASF457 genome:
- the thrS gene encoding threonine--tRNA ligase has protein sequence MNITLPDGGKIELEDNSTILDAAKKISNSLAKKAVAGVVNDKIVDLNTALHNEDNIKILTESDKEALEILRHSTAHLMAQAVLRLYPETKVTIGPVVENGFYYDFDRDTPFTVEDLEKIEKEMAKISAENIAVTRKEISSSEAIDRFTKEDEKYKVEIIKDLGVDTVSLYEQGDFTDLCRGPHISSTGKIKHFKLLSVAGAYWRGDEKNKQLQRIYGTSWFSKKELDDYLNMLEEAKKRDHRRLGKQLKLFTIEEDAGAGFPIYLPRGGMLRAVLEQFEREEHIKRGYDIVYGPTILKKDLWVCSGHYDNYKENMYFTEIDGVEFGIKPMNCLSHIMIYKNDLHSYRDLPLRYFELGSVHRHEKSGVLHGLMRVRAFTQDDAHIFCRQDQLLEEITNILDFVKTVMDIFGFEFIHTVSTRPEEKFIGSVEVWDTATKALIDALEDKGLKYTINEGDGAFYGPKIDIKLKDAIGRLWQCATIQCDFNLPERFDLSYIGQDGEKHRPVMLHRVILGSVDRFLGVLIEHFAGAFPVWISPVQVKIMNITDESAEYAETLYRKLKQAGIRVEKDLRNEKIGYKIREAQMEKVPHMIVVGNNEMNENKVSVRLRNGETKNNLDFSAYISVLQSLVDSKSLELWAE, from the coding sequence ATGAATATAACATTACCTGATGGTGGTAAAATAGAACTAGAAGATAATTCTACTATATTAGATGCTGCCAAAAAAATCTCTAACAGCCTCGCAAAAAAAGCAGTAGCAGGTGTTGTTAATGATAAAATTGTTGATTTAAATACTGCACTCCATAATGAAGATAATATAAAAATATTAACAGAATCTGATAAGGAAGCATTAGAGATACTTAGACACTCTACAGCTCACTTAATGGCTCAGGCTGTTTTAAGGCTTTATCCTGAAACAAAAGTTACTATTGGACCTGTTGTAGAAAACGGCTTCTATTATGATTTTGACAGAGACACTCCATTTACTGTGGAAGATTTAGAAAAAATAGAAAAGGAAATGGCAAAAATCTCTGCTGAAAATATTGCTGTTACTAGAAAAGAAATATCTTCCAGTGAAGCAATAGACCGTTTCACAAAAGAAGATGAAAAATATAAAGTTGAAATTATTAAAGATTTAGGTGTTGATACAGTTTCTCTTTATGAACAGGGTGATTTTACTGACCTTTGCCGTGGTCCGCATATATCATCTACTGGCAAAATAAAGCATTTCAAACTGTTATCAGTTGCTGGAGCATACTGGCGAGGTGATGAAAAAAATAAACAGCTTCAAAGAATATATGGCACATCATGGTTTTCTAAAAAAGAGCTTGATGACTATTTAAATATGCTTGAAGAAGCTAAAAAACGCGACCACAGACGCCTTGGCAAACAGCTTAAACTTTTTACAATAGAAGAAGATGCAGGAGCAGGTTTTCCTATATATCTGCCGCGTGGTGGTATGCTTAGAGCAGTTTTAGAGCAGTTTGAAAGGGAAGAACATATCAAAAGAGGTTATGACATAGTTTACGGTCCTACAATACTTAAAAAAGACTTGTGGGTATGCTCAGGACACTATGATAACTATAAGGAAAATATGTATTTTACAGAGATAGATGGTGTGGAATTTGGCATTAAACCAATGAACTGCTTATCTCACATTATGATATATAAAAATGATTTACACAGTTACAGAGATTTACCATTAAGATATTTTGAGCTTGGCTCAGTGCACAGGCACGAAAAATCAGGTGTGTTACATGGACTTATGCGTGTTAGAGCATTTACTCAAGATGATGCACATATTTTCTGCCGTCAAGACCAGCTTTTAGAAGAAATCACAAACATATTAGATTTTGTTAAAACTGTAATGGATATTTTTGGTTTTGAATTTATACATACAGTATCTACAAGACCAGAAGAAAAATTTATAGGCTCAGTTGAAGTATGGGATACTGCAACAAAAGCATTGATTGATGCCCTTGAAGATAAAGGTTTGAAATATACAATTAATGAAGGTGATGGTGCTTTCTATGGCCCTAAAATTGATATTAAATTAAAAGATGCTATTGGCAGACTTTGGCAGTGTGCAACTATCCAGTGCGATTTTAACCTGCCAGAAAGATTTGATTTAAGCTATATTGGTCAAGATGGTGAAAAACACCGCCCAGTTATGCTGCACAGGGTTATATTAGGTTCTGTTGATAGATTTTTAGGGGTATTAATTGAGCACTTTGCTGGAGCTTTTCCTGTATGGATTTCCCCTGTTCAAGTTAAAATAATGAATATTACAGATGAAAGTGCAGAATATGCAGAAACTTTATACAGAAAATTAAAACAGGCTGGCATAAGAGTAGAAAAAGATTTAAGAAATGAAAAAATAGGCTACAAAATCAGAGAAGCACAAATGGAAAAAGTGCCGCATATGATAGTTGTTGGAAACAATGAAATGAATGAAAATAAAGTTTCTGTCCGTTTAAGAAATGGAGAAACAAAAAATAATCTTGATTTTTCTGCATATATTAGTGTATTACAATCATTAGTAGATTCAAAATCTCTTGAATTGTGGGCTGAATAA